A single Phytohabitans houttuyneae DNA region contains:
- a CDS encoding SAM-dependent methyltransferase, whose amino-acid sequence MLLPHSSVQATEVSRPGAARVYDYFLGGMHNFAVDRRMADQVLAVAPWVRDVAHANRRFLRRVVEYLVAEAGVRQFLDLGSGIPTVGNVHEIAQRRARDARVVYVDVDPVAVAYSRELLEGDDRTLVVQADLRDAEVVLDRAGELLDLSQPVAVLMVSVLLFVHDDCQPFELVRRYLGPLTSGSYLGISHVTDEHAAGALRAQTEAVTAAYAAAGTPIVARTHEQIAGFFAGLELMEPGVVALDEWRDGPDTGLADPAIAALSLGAVARKPLSAWQASSRAEQA is encoded by the coding sequence GTGCTGCTGCCGCATTCGTCGGTGCAGGCGACCGAGGTGTCACGGCCGGGTGCGGCCCGGGTCTACGACTACTTCCTGGGTGGGATGCACAACTTTGCTGTGGATCGGCGGATGGCTGACCAGGTGTTGGCGGTGGCGCCGTGGGTTCGGGACGTCGCTCATGCCAATCGGCGGTTCCTCAGGCGGGTGGTCGAGTATCTGGTCGCTGAGGCGGGCGTCAGACAGTTCCTCGACCTCGGTTCCGGCATCCCTACTGTCGGCAACGTTCACGAGATCGCTCAACGCCGTGCACGGGATGCGCGGGTGGTGTACGTGGACGTCGATCCGGTGGCGGTGGCGTACAGCCGGGAGTTGCTGGAGGGCGACGACCGCACGCTGGTGGTCCAGGCGGATCTGCGCGATGCGGAAGTGGTGCTGGACCGCGCGGGGGAACTGCTCGACCTTTCACAGCCGGTCGCGGTGTTGATGGTGAGCGTGCTGCTGTTTGTGCATGACGACTGTCAGCCGTTCGAGCTGGTACGTCGGTACCTGGGTCCGTTGACGAGTGGGAGCTATCTCGGCATTTCACATGTGACCGACGAGCACGCCGCTGGGGCCCTTCGCGCCCAGACCGAGGCGGTGACGGCGGCGTACGCCGCTGCGGGTACCCCGATCGTGGCCCGCACCCACGAACAGATAGCGGGCTTCTTCGCTGGGCTGGAACTGATGGAGCCGGGCGTCGTTGCTCTGGACGAATGGCGCGACGGCCCTGACACAGGGCTGGCCGATCCCGCCATCGCGGCGCTCAGCCTTGGCGCGGTGGCCCGCAAACCGTTGTCAGCCTGGCAGGCATCTTCGCGGGCCGAGCAGGCGTGA
- a CDS encoding GNAT family N-acetyltransferase, translated as MLSIKPAKASDSGAIADLLEEMDRFYGSTEFDPIEKRISAITAMLFGESSVAHALLCHDGGELVGLASYSFLWPAKGLTCSLFLKELYVRQDRRGQGVGKLLMQEIGRIAIAKECSRVEWMTELDNRDAQGFYAAFYASPRSGKVFYRLEDKEIHRLTGDTPTSSSHDEAG; from the coding sequence GTGCTATCCATAAAGCCGGCCAAGGCCAGCGATTCGGGCGCTATCGCCGACCTGCTGGAGGAAATGGATCGTTTCTACGGCAGCACGGAATTTGACCCCATCGAGAAACGCATCTCAGCGATCACGGCCATGCTCTTCGGTGAATCGTCGGTCGCTCACGCACTGCTGTGCCACGATGGCGGCGAACTGGTTGGGCTCGCCTCATACTCGTTCTTGTGGCCGGCGAAGGGGCTCACCTGTTCGCTTTTTCTGAAGGAACTCTACGTACGACAGGACCGCCGCGGGCAAGGTGTCGGAAAGCTTCTGATGCAGGAGATCGGAAGGATCGCCATCGCAAAGGAATGCAGCCGCGTCGAGTGGATGACCGAACTCGACAACAGGGATGCGCAAGGCTTTTACGCAGCCTTCTACGCTTCGCCACGTTCGGGCAAAGTATTCTACCGCTTGGAAGACAAGGAAATACACCGCCTTACCGGAGACACACCCACCAGTAGCAGTCATGACGAGGCTGGCTGA
- a CDS encoding ABC transporter substrate-binding protein, which yields MQHRWRLLVAAAAAVALAVAGCADSSLDPDREHSDGVIRIGLVWPTSGVYKTIGDDLARGWQLYLDSHGGKLGGHRVQTVVVDEGNGRELVRPGIKKLIEQDKVDVVVGTITSDAVEVIHPETTRKKIPYVATGGRPTTISDVTWTWHTSWQNKDAGNAIADLLRTTVNGPVYAIGPDYIGGKDQVNGFVEPFVKAGGKLANPDGAPLWTPYPNTTNFLPYLNAIAASPAKAVFAFYGGGLGVEFVKQYAQAGLKDKLPLYAAGFTTEGAVLQAQGAAADGIYTSLNYAPDLDNAPNRAFATAFQRKHQTVPDLYNVTAWDAALLLDRAIADAGDTPTSASINAAIGRLGAIDSPRGPWRFGAKEHSPIQTWYLRQVRADGRGRANVVVQTLTTLGQ from the coding sequence ATGCAACACCGTTGGCGTCTGCTGGTCGCGGCCGCGGCTGCCGTCGCGCTCGCCGTGGCCGGCTGCGCCGATTCGAGCCTCGACCCGGACCGTGAACACAGCGACGGGGTGATCCGGATCGGTCTGGTGTGGCCGACCTCCGGTGTCTACAAGACGATCGGAGACGACCTCGCCCGTGGCTGGCAGCTGTACCTGGACAGCCACGGCGGAAAGCTCGGCGGCCACCGGGTGCAGACGGTGGTGGTCGACGAGGGCAACGGCCGGGAGCTGGTTCGTCCCGGGATCAAGAAGCTGATCGAGCAGGACAAGGTCGACGTGGTGGTCGGCACGATCACCTCGGACGCGGTCGAGGTCATCCACCCGGAAACCACCCGGAAGAAGATCCCGTATGTGGCGACCGGTGGCCGACCCACCACCATCTCCGACGTCACCTGGACCTGGCACACCTCGTGGCAGAACAAGGACGCCGGTAACGCGATCGCCGATTTGCTACGCACCACGGTGAACGGGCCGGTCTACGCGATCGGCCCGGACTACATCGGCGGCAAAGACCAGGTCAACGGGTTCGTCGAACCGTTCGTCAAGGCGGGCGGGAAGCTGGCCAACCCGGACGGCGCACCGCTGTGGACGCCCTACCCGAACACGACGAACTTCCTGCCGTACCTGAACGCGATCGCCGCATCGCCAGCGAAGGCGGTGTTCGCGTTCTACGGCGGCGGGCTCGGGGTCGAGTTCGTCAAGCAGTACGCCCAGGCCGGCTTGAAAGACAAGCTGCCGCTATACGCGGCCGGGTTCACCACCGAAGGTGCCGTCCTGCAGGCGCAGGGCGCGGCGGCGGACGGGATCTACACCTCGCTGAACTACGCCCCGGACCTGGATAACGCGCCGAACCGCGCGTTCGCCACCGCCTTCCAGCGCAAACACCAGACGGTTCCCGATCTGTACAACGTGACCGCGTGGGACGCCGCGTTGCTGCTGGACCGGGCGATCGCAGACGCCGGCGACACCCCGACCAGCGCGTCGATCAACGCCGCGATCGGCCGGCTCGGCGCGATCGACAGCCCGCGCGGCCCGTGGCGGTTCGGGGCCAAGGAGCATTCCCCGATCCAGACCTGGTATCTGCGGCAGGTCCGCGCGGACGGCCGTGGCCGGGCCAACGTCGTCGTGCAAACGCTGACCACCCTCGGCCAATAG
- a CDS encoding branched-chain amino acid ABC transporter permease, translated as MTYAVTALDGLAFGLLLFTVAAGLSLIFGVLDILNLAHGSLYLAGAYCAYLFSDGSLAGLAAALAVGGLAGAAAGIVLAAVTRPLTRYGHLAHALATLGIAFLAADAFTTVFGGAPLPADPPDALAGSVRLGVHGYPVYRLAFIAVAAVIAIAVHLIITRTRAGALVRATVNDPAMAAATGVPTGLVQTAAVAGGAVLAVTGGVLGAPLLGPAPGVDTTVLVLSLIVVVIGGAGSIPGTLAGALLVGQVQTLGALAAPTTAPFTLCAVLLLVLTLRPRQAVRPI; from the coding sequence GTGACGTATGCGGTGACCGCCTTGGACGGGCTCGCGTTCGGGCTGCTGCTGTTCACGGTCGCGGCCGGACTGAGCCTGATCTTTGGCGTGCTGGACATCCTCAACCTCGCCCACGGCAGCCTCTACCTGGCCGGCGCCTACTGCGCCTACCTGTTCAGTGACGGCAGCCTTGCCGGCCTGGCCGCCGCCCTCGCGGTCGGCGGCCTGGCCGGCGCCGCCGCCGGCATCGTCCTGGCGGCCGTGACCCGCCCGCTGACCCGGTACGGGCACCTCGCACACGCCCTGGCCACGCTAGGGATCGCGTTCCTGGCCGCGGACGCGTTCACCACCGTCTTCGGCGGTGCCCCACTGCCAGCCGATCCACCCGACGCCCTGGCCGGTAGCGTACGGCTGGGCGTGCACGGCTACCCGGTCTACCGCCTCGCGTTCATCGCGGTCGCCGCCGTCATCGCCATCGCCGTCCATCTGATCATCACCCGCACCAGGGCAGGCGCGCTGGTCCGGGCCACGGTCAACGACCCGGCGATGGCCGCCGCCACCGGCGTGCCCACCGGCCTCGTCCAGACCGCGGCGGTGGCGGGCGGAGCGGTCCTGGCCGTCACCGGCGGCGTGCTCGGCGCGCCTCTGCTCGGCCCCGCACCCGGGGTCGACACCACTGTGCTGGTGCTGTCGCTGATCGTCGTAGTGATCGGCGGCGCCGGGTCCATTCCCGGCACCCTGGCCGGTGCGCTGCTGGTCGGCCAGGTCCAAACCCTCGGCGCCCTGGCCGCCCCCACCACCGCACCCTTCACCCTGTGCGCCGTCCTGCTGCTCGTGCTGACCCTGCGACCCCGGCAGGCGGTGCGGCCCATATGA
- a CDS encoding class I SAM-dependent methyltransferase, whose product MHDISAGPVAGSSRYAFDNADEQGPRMLGLLAGILDGHSTSVLAGPHVRVGPGWRCLDVGPGAGSITGWLSERVGPDGEVTALDLQPDHVTAGGNVTVTRGDVRFIDLPKDYYDLIHFRLVLVHLSDPDRVLERVIRALAPGGRLVVSEWDVLSRQRWLLHATSEQAAAAFDAFQKALARVLRANGADLGWAARVPIAMLTCGLELVHSVAFSELATGGEPACLLHESNSLQLERQLVGTGLVTADQLTVLREAMWDPQTLAYSYQMFTTVGRRPDLGCQRTDR is encoded by the coding sequence ATGCACGACATCAGCGCGGGACCCGTTGCGGGCTCGTCGCGGTACGCCTTCGACAACGCGGACGAGCAGGGACCGCGGATGCTGGGCCTGCTGGCCGGGATCCTGGACGGGCACAGCACGAGCGTGTTGGCCGGCCCGCACGTCAGGGTCGGGCCCGGCTGGCGGTGTCTGGACGTCGGCCCGGGCGCCGGCAGCATCACCGGCTGGCTCAGCGAGCGGGTCGGCCCGGACGGTGAGGTGACCGCCCTGGACCTGCAGCCCGATCACGTGACCGCCGGCGGGAACGTGACCGTCACCCGCGGCGACGTCCGCTTCATCGACCTGCCGAAAGACTATTACGACCTGATCCATTTTCGGCTGGTGCTGGTCCATCTGTCCGACCCGGACCGGGTGCTGGAACGGGTCATACGGGCGCTGGCGCCGGGTGGGCGGCTGGTGGTCTCGGAGTGGGACGTGCTGTCCCGGCAGCGCTGGCTGCTGCACGCCACCAGCGAGCAGGCCGCTGCGGCGTTCGACGCATTTCAAAAGGCACTGGCGCGGGTCCTGCGGGCCAACGGCGCCGACCTCGGCTGGGCCGCCCGGGTTCCGATCGCGATGCTCACCTGCGGGCTGGAACTGGTGCACAGCGTGGCGTTCAGCGAGCTGGCCACGGGTGGGGAACCGGCCTGCCTGCTGCACGAGAGCAACTCGCTGCAGCTGGAGCGTCAGCTGGTCGGCACTGGCCTGGTCACCGCCGACCAGCTGACCGTGCTGCGCGAGGCGATGTGGGACCCGCAGACCCTGGCCTACAGCTACCAGATGTTCACCACCGTCGGCCGCCGCCCCGACCTGGGCTGCCAACGCACCGACCGGTAG
- a CDS encoding helix-turn-helix transcriptional regulator yields MTRATAADGQPMPHELTCASSIRVRELLAAGDPTEPDPTLLHHIAHTIHEHCGHPPLKAHRLAWGWTPKQATTALDALSNQHQLPKRGITQRSWHQWEAGTYRPDDDYLDRIARLFHTNIIKLGYATDHTAVPAASSRLHSRLALARRAQNSWLPDPSGDPGPVDSAGEDGLSLMDRLVRLRHGVGSLVGEGAMTAVALDDWEQAVVTHGQATRYQPPARLLADLSVDFGELQERIARPHTLSTLRRLTVVAAQMAGLVSLTLLELNENAEARHWARVARNAADEAGDPATRTWVRAQQAYADYYSGNLHAALHAAQAAQAVAGRKICVGSVLAATLEARAHAALGRHTDACDTLQRAQLALEHLDPDADTPSAFSYNEAQLRFHEGNAYTHLRDTASAWAAQQRALELYPDSDYLDRSLVRFDRATCLVHDGDIASAMSIAVDLLLGLAHEQRSEMIVARGHRLLAQLTPRQRQIEPARDLRELLMTAHPQGKVKP; encoded by the coding sequence ATGACACGAGCGACGGCGGCCGACGGCCAGCCAATGCCGCACGAACTCACGTGCGCGAGCAGCATTCGCGTCCGTGAGCTACTCGCCGCTGGCGACCCCACCGAACCCGACCCCACCCTCCTACACCACATCGCCCACACCATCCACGAACACTGCGGCCACCCACCCCTCAAAGCCCACCGCCTCGCCTGGGGCTGGACACCCAAACAAGCAACCACCGCCCTCGACGCACTCTCCAACCAACACCAACTCCCCAAACGCGGCATCACCCAGCGCTCATGGCACCAATGGGAAGCCGGCACCTACCGCCCCGACGACGACTATCTCGACCGCATAGCCCGCCTCTTCCACACCAACATCATCAAACTCGGCTACGCCACCGACCACACAGCGGTGCCAGCCGCGTCTTCTCGGCTGCATTCACGCTTAGCGTTGGCGCGACGTGCTCAGAACTCTTGGCTTCCGGATCCGTCGGGCGATCCTGGCCCGGTTGATTCGGCCGGTGAGGATGGCCTATCGCTGATGGACCGGCTGGTGCGCTTGCGACATGGAGTGGGCAGCTTGGTGGGTGAGGGTGCGATGACGGCGGTTGCCCTCGATGACTGGGAGCAGGCCGTCGTTACTCATGGCCAAGCGACGCGGTACCAGCCGCCCGCGCGTCTGCTGGCGGACTTGTCAGTCGATTTCGGGGAGCTCCAGGAGCGCATAGCAAGGCCGCACACGTTGTCCACGCTCCGTCGTCTCACGGTGGTGGCAGCCCAGATGGCAGGACTTGTGAGCTTGACCCTGCTGGAGCTGAACGAGAATGCCGAGGCCCGCCATTGGGCCCGCGTTGCCCGTAACGCTGCGGACGAGGCAGGCGACCCGGCCACAAGGACGTGGGTGCGAGCGCAACAGGCGTATGCCGACTACTACAGCGGCAACCTGCACGCAGCACTTCATGCGGCACAGGCCGCGCAGGCGGTAGCCGGCCGGAAGATCTGTGTGGGCAGTGTCCTCGCTGCCACCCTGGAGGCCCGTGCGCATGCGGCCCTCGGCCGGCACACCGATGCCTGCGACACTCTCCAACGCGCCCAGCTCGCGCTTGAGCACCTCGACCCGGACGCGGACACCCCATCGGCGTTCAGCTACAACGAGGCGCAGCTCAGGTTTCACGAGGGCAACGCCTACACGCATCTACGCGACACCGCGTCGGCCTGGGCCGCTCAACAACGAGCTCTTGAGCTATATCCGGACAGTGACTACCTGGACCGGTCCCTGGTCCGGTTCGACCGCGCGACCTGTCTGGTGCACGACGGCGACATCGCCAGCGCCATGTCAATCGCCGTAGACCTGCTCCTCGGTTTGGCACATGAACAGCGCAGCGAGATGATCGTCGCGCGGGGGCATCGACTGTTGGCTCAACTGACGCCTCGGCAGAGGCAGATTGAACCGGCACGCGACCTACGTGAACTCCTCATGACCGCTCATCCCCAAGGAAAGGTGAAACCGTAG
- a CDS encoding roadblock/LC7 domain-containing protein produces the protein MTQQAITTPPRDWGYLLDGLCTVDGISHALAVAGDGLLIAANRDLPGGIVDQLAATASGLASLTTGASTLMNAGGVEHTVVEMAAGVVIVMAIGDGSQLTVLADKRADLGQVMYEMVSLINRAGAVLTPAPRPPLTP, from the coding sequence ATGACGCAGCAAGCGATAACGACCCCGCCGCGTGACTGGGGATACCTGCTGGACGGTTTGTGCACAGTGGACGGGATCAGCCACGCGTTGGCGGTGGCCGGCGATGGTCTGCTGATCGCCGCGAACCGGGACCTGCCCGGCGGGATCGTCGACCAGTTGGCGGCGACGGCCTCCGGGCTGGCGTCGTTGACCACCGGCGCTTCGACGTTGATGAACGCTGGCGGGGTGGAGCACACGGTGGTCGAGATGGCCGCCGGGGTGGTGATTGTGATGGCGATCGGGGACGGCTCCCAGCTGACCGTGCTGGCCGACAAGCGCGCCGACCTGGGCCAGGTCATGTACGAGATGGTCAGCTTGATCAACAGGGCTGGTGCTGTGCTGACCCCGGCACCGCGACCACCCCTGACGCCGTGA
- a CDS encoding sensor histidine kinase — protein MQRERVSAAVLFVEPGLASTARFARDGAATDVVVAQFRAELGQVDVPAGVAPLMARVQVELAGLAALREQVTSAPGAVLSVVAFSYRAVIADLVAYRQGLGQVGVSASTANGLRAAAALSQAIESLGQVQVAAVRSVEAGRVTPAGQQEIVAASTGLSEALQTFSGLGLPRWVGLVNGRLSAGAEVLRSERLLGLVTRAQPGQRPSLGASAGGFVAAMQVRVDAMHTAEAEIDRELLAVVGAERDAQRRTVVATLAVVAGLLLVVVVAGWWVAASLAGSLRRLQGGARLVAEQRLPQMLGRVSADSDEAAVAVLVAEAAAPIPVDGSDEVGQVAAAFNAVTVSAVRLAAEQARLRAVIGAMFLSLSRRLQKRSDRMMASLDGLERGEEDPGRLEKLFELDHTATLIKRLIANLQVLAGGQAGRPREALIGLPEVLQAAGQGIDAYRQVHQIGVDDTVHIRGHVVEDLIHLLTELIDNAAQASPPDSAVLVEARRVGDLLHIQVQDDGVGMTAEALEAFRERLAQPRVLDLQATQRMGLPVVGTIAARLGIQVEVRSVVRQGTRIDLTVPAQLFEHRPVIAEIALPPSAAPSAAAGPPASRPALPPAAAPAPLPDGPWAGAGATWTTPAVPPWIYHEMTGSAASDPAVSWFESRSDGGGPAAAGRGERVGVAAAASEAVWNTPTRPVAAVTRTASGLPVRRPGALAYAPLPPQQPASETSPRDADLVRARMAAMRGGLLRAGRTHHLMRSNER, from the coding sequence TTGCAGCGTGAGCGGGTGTCGGCGGCGGTGTTGTTCGTCGAGCCGGGGCTGGCGTCGACGGCGAGGTTCGCGCGGGACGGTGCGGCCACGGATGTGGTGGTGGCGCAGTTCCGTGCCGAGCTGGGCCAGGTTGATGTGCCGGCGGGCGTTGCGCCTTTGATGGCGCGGGTGCAGGTCGAGCTCGCAGGGCTGGCTGCGTTGCGGGAGCAGGTGACGAGTGCGCCTGGTGCTGTGTTGAGCGTGGTCGCGTTCTCTTATCGGGCGGTGATCGCGGATCTGGTCGCTTACCGGCAAGGGCTTGGGCAGGTGGGGGTTTCGGCGTCAACGGCGAACGGGTTGCGGGCGGCGGCGGCGTTGTCGCAGGCGATCGAGTCGCTCGGGCAGGTCCAGGTGGCGGCGGTGCGGTCGGTGGAGGCGGGCCGCGTGACGCCGGCGGGGCAGCAGGAGATCGTGGCGGCCAGCACCGGCCTGTCGGAGGCGTTGCAGACGTTCAGCGGCTTGGGTTTGCCGCGGTGGGTGGGTTTGGTGAACGGCCGGCTCAGCGCCGGGGCAGAGGTGTTGCGGTCGGAACGGCTGCTGGGGTTGGTCACCCGAGCCCAGCCCGGGCAGCGGCCGAGTTTGGGTGCCAGCGCCGGGGGTTTCGTGGCTGCGATGCAGGTCCGGGTTGACGCGATGCACACGGCGGAGGCGGAGATCGACCGAGAGCTGCTGGCCGTGGTCGGCGCTGAGCGGGATGCGCAGCGCCGGACGGTGGTTGCCACCCTCGCGGTGGTCGCGGGGTTGCTGTTGGTGGTTGTGGTGGCGGGTTGGTGGGTGGCGGCGTCGTTGGCTGGCTCGCTGCGGCGGTTGCAGGGCGGGGCGCGGCTAGTGGCTGAGCAGCGGCTGCCGCAGATGCTGGGCCGGGTGAGCGCGGACAGCGACGAGGCGGCTGTCGCGGTGTTGGTTGCGGAGGCGGCAGCGCCTATCCCGGTGGACGGTTCGGATGAGGTTGGTCAGGTCGCGGCCGCGTTCAATGCGGTCACAGTGTCGGCGGTGCGGTTGGCGGCGGAGCAGGCGCGGCTGCGTGCGGTGATCGGCGCGATGTTCCTGTCGCTGTCGCGGCGGCTGCAGAAGCGGTCGGACCGGATGATGGCCAGCCTGGACGGGCTGGAGCGGGGTGAGGAAGATCCGGGGCGGCTGGAGAAGCTGTTCGAGCTGGACCACACCGCGACCCTGATTAAGAGGCTGATCGCGAACCTGCAGGTGTTGGCCGGCGGTCAGGCCGGTCGGCCGCGGGAGGCGCTGATCGGGCTGCCGGAGGTGTTGCAGGCCGCCGGGCAGGGGATCGACGCCTACCGGCAGGTCCACCAGATCGGGGTGGACGACACCGTCCACATCAGAGGGCATGTGGTCGAGGACCTGATCCACCTGCTGACCGAGTTGATCGACAACGCTGCGCAAGCCTCACCGCCGGACAGTGCGGTGTTGGTGGAGGCCCGCCGGGTCGGGGACCTGCTGCATATCCAGGTACAGGACGACGGCGTCGGCATGACGGCCGAGGCTTTGGAAGCCTTCCGGGAGCGTCTGGCTCAGCCGCGCGTGCTGGACCTACAGGCGACGCAGAGGATGGGGCTGCCGGTGGTCGGCACCATCGCCGCGCGGCTGGGTATCCAGGTCGAGGTCAGGTCGGTGGTGCGGCAGGGTACCCGCATCGACTTGACCGTTCCAGCCCAGTTGTTCGAACACCGGCCAGTCATCGCCGAGATTGCCCTCCCGCCGTCGGCGGCGCCTTCGGCCGCGGCCGGTCCGCCTGCGTCCCGGCCCGCCCTACCGCCCGCGGCGGCGCCGGCACCGCTGCCGGATGGCCCGTGGGCGGGTGCCGGTGCGACGTGGACCACGCCGGCGGTACCGCCGTGGATTTACCACGAGATGACTGGTTCGGCCGCCAGCGACCCGGCGGTGTCTTGGTTCGAATCCAGAAGCGACGGCGGCGGGCCGGCGGCTGCCGGCCGGGGCGAGCGTGTCGGTGTGGCCGCGGCTGCGAGCGAGGCGGTGTGGAACACCCCAACCCGGCCGGTGGCGGCGGTGACGCGGACCGCGTCGGGCTTGCCGGTCCGGCGTCCCGGAGCCCTGGCGTATGCACCGCTACCGCCGCAGCAGCCGGCCAGCGAGACGTCGCCGCGCGATGCGGACCTGGTGCGGGCGCGGATGGCGGCGATGCGAGGCGGGCTGCTTCGGGCTGGACGAACGCATCACCTGATGAGGAGCAACGAGCGATGA
- a CDS encoding ABC transporter permease subunit gives MTCTRAADTAPALPGKATHWWAASRLVVAAAVLAAIALPAVVDAYTVSIANTALVMAVLTISTHLLANVAGLPSLGQAAYLGVGAYTAALLGAASLTAGPLLLVAAAAAGAVASALTAPLLLRTRGTAFLMTTFAVAELARTTASLWADVTGGDDGRHAAPVALWSGGPLLAADGHVYLYLLSVFLLLAVAMAVLLRSRLADMVRGFADHEPRLQGLGYRSGGILLAWLTIAGAVAGLAGGMLAAAHQYVSPADLSLDVSALALLAAAIGIGSMRGAVAGAVLVVAVRDLVGVHTAGHALALLGLTFLAVAYQQPLRARLHTIRSRR, from the coding sequence ATGACCTGCACCCGAGCGGCCGACACCGCACCCGCCCTCCCCGGCAAGGCAACACATTGGTGGGCCGCCAGCCGTCTGGTGGTCGCCGCCGCGGTGCTGGCGGCGATCGCGCTGCCCGCGGTGGTGGACGCCTACACCGTCTCGATCGCCAACACCGCCCTGGTGATGGCCGTGCTGACGATCAGCACCCACCTGCTGGCCAATGTCGCCGGCCTGCCCTCGCTGGGGCAGGCCGCCTACCTCGGTGTCGGCGCCTACACCGCCGCCCTGCTTGGCGCTGCCAGCTTGACCGCCGGCCCGCTGCTGCTGGTCGCCGCCGCGGCCGCCGGTGCCGTGGCCAGCGCGCTCACCGCGCCGCTGCTGCTCCGCACCCGGGGCACGGCGTTCCTGATGACGACGTTCGCGGTCGCCGAGCTTGCCCGGACCACGGCGAGCTTGTGGGCGGACGTGACCGGCGGTGACGACGGCCGGCACGCCGCACCCGTTGCGCTCTGGTCGGGTGGGCCGCTGTTGGCGGCGGACGGGCACGTCTACCTGTACCTGCTGTCCGTGTTTTTGCTCCTGGCCGTGGCGATGGCGGTGCTGCTGCGCAGCCGCCTGGCGGACATGGTGCGCGGGTTCGCCGACCACGAACCGCGTCTGCAAGGCCTCGGCTACCGATCCGGCGGCATCCTGCTGGCCTGGCTGACGATCGCCGGTGCGGTGGCCGGCCTCGCCGGTGGCATGCTCGCCGCCGCCCACCAGTACGTGTCCCCGGCCGACCTGAGCCTCGACGTGTCCGCTCTGGCGCTGCTGGCGGCCGCGATCGGGATCGGGTCGATGCGCGGCGCCGTCGCCGGGGCCGTGCTCGTCGTGGCGGTCCGCGATCTGGTCGGTGTCCACACCGCCGGCCACGCCCTTGCCCTGCTTGGCCTGACCTTCCTGGCCGTCGCCTACCAGCAACCTTTGCGTGCCCGCCTGCACACCATCCGGAGCCGGCGATGA